Within the Longimicrobiales bacterium genome, the region CGCCCGCGCATCGCTGGAGGCAGCATTCGCAGGCGACCCGTTCAACGTGTGGGTCAAGAACACGCTGGACCTTCTCGACACGTACCCGCAGTACGTCGAGCGCACGACGCCGCGCTTCGCGTTCTTCCTTCACCGCGACGAGGCGGACCTGCTCTTCCCGTATGCCGCTGCGCTGGCCGAGGAGGCATACGACGCGATCTCGGAACGCTACGGCCATGAGCCGGAGACGCCCGTTCGCGTCGAGGTCTACCCGCGCCACGCCGATTTCTCCGTGCGTACGGTCGGCCTCGCCGGTCTCGGCGCGCTGGGCGTCAGCTTCGGCAGCATTCTCGCCATGGACTCGCCCGCTGCGCGCGAGCCCGGTTCCTTCCACTGGGGCTCCACGCTCTGGCACGAGATCGCCCACGCCGTGACGCTCGGCGCGTCGGCGCACCGTGTGCCACGCTGGTTGACCGAAGGGATCAGCGTGCGCGAGGAGCGGCGCGCGCGGCCCGGCTGGGGAGACGGGTTCTCGATCGACTTCGCGCTCGCGTACACCGCAGGCCGGCTGCGCTCGCCGAGCGAGCTCAACGACGGATTCGTCCGCCCGCGCTTCCCGGGCGAAGTCGGGCTGTCGTACTACATGGCGTCGCTGGTCGTGGAATGGATCGAGGAGACCCGCGGCCCCGGAGCGCTGCGCTCGATGCTGTCGGCATACCGGGATGGCCGCTCGAACACGGATGTGCTGCAGCGGGTGCTCGGCATGTCGCCGGAGCACGTG harbors:
- a CDS encoding tetratricopeptide repeat protein; its protein translation is ARASLEAAFAGDPFNVWVKNTLDLLDTYPQYVERTTPRFAFFLHRDEADLLFPYAAALAEEAYDAISERYGHEPETPVRVEVYPRHADFSVRTVGLAGLGALGVSFGSILAMDSPAAREPGSFHWGSTLWHEIAHAVTLGASAHRVPRWLTEGISVREERRARPGWGDGFSIDFALAYTAGRLRSPSELNDGFVRPRFPGEVGLSYYMASLVVEWIEETRGPGALRSMLSAYRDGRSNTDVLQRVLGMSPEHVDRAFDEWLRARYATQLAAVEVEDGRAGGAFLERLAEGRRALEGGELSSAESALRDAITLFPDYTGADSPRRLLARIRLQQGDTAAAAELLAQHVAVAGTDLDAHRELAGLYASLGDHTRAAEALARAVYIHPYDPALHREIAAHYEAIGDVEGVVRARAALVALGPVDRAEALYQLALAHHRAGDDSAARRTVLQALEIAPNYEAAQMLLLEVRR